In one window of Methanolobus mangrovi DNA:
- the artB gene encoding archaeosortase B, with translation MAKKEKQLKGARKHKTIEKVDGPLVHSKGNVHAFLKKNERILRFIGPYLFYIALFTGTYVLFQEKFVFLSTSTASALSVLMSLLGVESSSYGQSVYMNGFSVMVIDECTGMYELLVYAGCVLAYPTTLRNKALGIVLGIPAMLVINMFRLVFLSFVGLMYPALFSYVHYYLWQITFIFLIVMLMLLWIEKVVKSGNI, from the coding sequence ATGGCTAAAAAAGAAAAACAATTAAAGGGTGCCAGGAAACATAAAACTATAGAAAAAGTAGATGGTCCTTTAGTTCATAGTAAGGGTAATGTGCATGCATTCTTGAAAAAGAACGAGCGCATTCTCAGGTTCATAGGGCCGTATCTCTTTTACATAGCACTTTTCACAGGGACATATGTATTATTTCAGGAGAAGTTCGTTTTCCTGAGCACATCGACTGCAAGTGCCCTTTCAGTTCTGATGTCTCTCCTTGGAGTTGAAAGTTCTTCTTATGGTCAATCCGTTTACATGAACGGCTTTTCTGTCATGGTCATAGATGAATGTACAGGAATGTATGAGCTACTGGTTTATGCAGGATGTGTGCTTGCCTATCCTACGACATTACGTAACAAGGCACTTGGTATCGTTCTGGGAATACCCGCAATGTTAGTTATAAACATGTTCAGGCTGGTTTTCCTTTCCTTTGTAGGATTGATGTATCCTGCACTTTTCAGCTATGTACATTATTATCTGTGGCAGATAACATTCATCTTCCTTATCGTGATGCTCATGTTACTATGGATAGAAAAGGTAGTGAAGAGTGGAAATATTTGA
- a CDS encoding SufB/SufD family protein: MQADEDVRKRAEAALKKTAAYGEDFDLDEYSIASKDVEKTEDLGELSEEDQRTLLNVGFTPSEENRSGSLIMLDNAVTHTSLRNKDVVELMSLKDAMKTHEWVKDYVWKLVKPDADKYTAMSYLQEADGYFIRAPEGKKSKMPVQTCLLLGSKQVSQTVHNIVIVEEGAELDVITGCSTKHGIEKGLHLGISEMYVKKGATLNFTMIHNWAEQIGVRPRTVVHVEEGGTYISNYVTLKPVKSIQAYPTVVLEGKGAFARLNTIAVAHPDSELDLGSRVIFNAEDTKAELISRTITTGGNIIARGEMIGNANKAKGHLECHGLVLGGGMQRAIPILEANVEDIELSHEAAVGRIAREQIEYLMARGLTEEESVGMIVRGFLDVGIQGIPDELKADIDATIEKIGENAI, translated from the coding sequence ATGCAAGCTGATGAAGATGTGAGAAAGAGGGCAGAGGCTGCACTCAAGAAGACTGCTGCTTATGGGGAGGATTTCGACCTTGATGAATACTCCATTGCTTCAAAAGATGTCGAAAAAACAGAGGATCTTGGTGAACTCAGTGAAGAGGATCAGAGGACTCTCCTGAATGTGGGATTCACACCATCTGAGGAGAATCGTTCAGGCAGTCTCATTATGCTGGATAACGCTGTCACACACACATCTCTGCGCAACAAGGATGTCGTGGAACTGATGTCCCTCAAAGATGCAATGAAGACTCATGAATGGGTTAAGGATTATGTCTGGAAACTGGTCAAACCGGATGCTGACAAATATACTGCAATGAGTTATCTTCAGGAAGCGGATGGATATTTCATCAGGGCTCCGGAAGGCAAAAAATCAAAAATGCCGGTTCAGACATGTTTGCTTCTGGGTTCCAAGCAGGTTTCCCAGACAGTTCATAATATAGTCATCGTTGAAGAGGGAGCAGAACTTGATGTTATAACGGGCTGTTCCACAAAACATGGAATTGAAAAAGGTCTTCACCTTGGAATCTCAGAGATGTATGTTAAGAAGGGAGCAACTCTGAACTTCACGATGATCCACAATTGGGCAGAACAAATTGGTGTCAGGCCAAGGACTGTCGTTCATGTGGAAGAAGGTGGTACATACATCAGTAATTATGTAACCCTTAAACCTGTCAAATCCATACAGGCATACCCGACTGTTGTCCTTGAAGGAAAAGGAGCCTTTGCAAGATTAAATACAATTGCTGTGGCACATCCTGATTCGGAGCTTGATCTTGGAAGCAGGGTTATTTTCAATGCAGAGGATACAAAGGCTGAACTTATATCAAGAACAATTACCACAGGAGGCAATATCATTGCCCGCGGTGAGATGATCGGTAATGCAAATAAGGCCAAAGGTCACCTTGAATGTCATGGACTTGTGCTTGGTGGTGGAATGCAAAGGGCGATTCCTATACTCGAGGCAAATGTTGAAGATATCGAACTATCTCATGAAGCTGCTGTGGGCAGAATAGCACGTGAGCAGATCGAATATCTCATGGCAAGAGGACTTACGGAAGAAGAATCCGTGGGTATGATCGTAAGAGGGTTCCTTGATGTTGGTATCCAGGGCATTCCGGATGAATTAAAAGCTGATATAGATGCCACAATAGAAAAGATAGGAGAGAACGCTATCTGA
- a CDS encoding winged helix-turn-helix domain-containing protein encodes MHLSVGVTIRRTKSTISVEILRAALEGAKKTHIVYRANLNFEVVNRYLSLLKEKGLIEQRDNLYITTDKGREFQEIAKYLGM; translated from the coding sequence ATGCATTTGAGTGTGGGTGTTACTATTAGACGAACCAAATCAACAATAAGTGTGGAAATATTAAGGGCTGCATTGGAGGGGGCAAAGAAAACACATATTGTGTACCGTGCAAATCTGAACTTTGAAGTTGTGAACAGGTACCTGTCCCTGTTAAAAGAAAAGGGTTTGATAGAACAAAGAGATAATCTGTATATTACAACTGATAAAGGTAGGGAATTCCAGGAGATTGCAAAATATTTAGGTATGTGA
- a CDS encoding ABC transporter ATP-binding protein codes for MLEINNLTVEIGGRRILKGVDLNVEAGYTNVLFGPNGAGKSALLMTLMGFSGYNVVEGEIIFKGEDITNMSVFERAQMGMGIMTQRPPNMSGVKLYDLLNVITKDLKETESLAETLDMVRFFERDVNVGFSGGEIKRSELLQLSAQNPDFLLLDEPESGVDLVSIEQLGQTINQLLQKDCKCAGDRCKHGKSALVITHTGQVLDYVEADRGYILCNGTVMCSGNPREMLTEIKEQGYEECIKCKLMKM; via the coding sequence ATGCTGGAGATCAATAATCTAACAGTTGAAATCGGCGGCCGAAGGATACTGAAAGGCGTTGACCTTAATGTTGAAGCCGGTTACACTAACGTTCTTTTCGGACCAAACGGAGCAGGCAAATCCGCACTTCTTATGACACTGATGGGATTTAGTGGTTATAATGTTGTAGAGGGAGAAATAATTTTCAAAGGAGAGGATATCACCAACATGTCGGTCTTTGAAAGGGCGCAAATGGGTATGGGTATCATGACCCAGAGACCTCCTAATATGAGTGGTGTTAAACTCTATGATCTTTTGAATGTTATTACTAAGGACCTTAAGGAAACTGAAAGTCTTGCTGAAACGCTGGACATGGTCAGGTTCTTTGAAAGGGATGTTAATGTAGGATTTTCTGGTGGAGAGATCAAGAGGTCTGAACTTCTCCAGCTTTCCGCACAAAATCCTGATTTTCTTCTTCTGGATGAACCTGAGTCAGGTGTGGATCTTGTGAGCATTGAACAGCTTGGTCAGACGATAAACCAACTCTTGCAGAAAGATTGTAAATGTGCCGGTGACAGGTGCAAGCATGGCAAATCTGCACTGGTAATTACACATACCGGACAAGTCCTTGATTATGTCGAAGCTGACAGGGGCTATATCTTGTGTAATGGGACCGTCATGTGTTCCGGAAACCCACGTGAAATGCTGACCGAGATCAAAGAACAGGGATATGAGGAGTGTATCAAATGCAAGCTGATGAAGATGTGA